From Vibrio aerogenes, a single genomic window includes:
- a CDS encoding glutathione S-transferase family protein: protein MITLHHLNQSRSKRIIWLLEELGVDYNIQAYQRDTKTHLAPPELKAIHPLGKSPVIEEDGDVLAESGAITETLIERFAPDKLAPPRDSQDYATYRHWLHFAESSAMVPTLLTIFLSMEPNETQFLSGYAATEMEKVMGYLNQVLDGKTYLVGDKLTGADIMMSFIPELLANLGELSKYPNLARYHQHLSSLPGNQKAAALEAEYDA from the coding sequence ATGATCACACTCCATCACTTAAACCAATCCCGTTCCAAACGTATTATCTGGTTATTAGAAGAACTGGGCGTCGACTACAACATTCAGGCCTATCAACGTGATACAAAAACTCATCTGGCGCCACCGGAGCTGAAGGCAATTCACCCTCTGGGAAAATCCCCGGTCATAGAAGAAGATGGCGATGTTCTGGCTGAGTCTGGTGCCATTACCGAAACATTGATTGAGCGGTTTGCGCCCGACAAATTAGCACCGCCGCGTGATTCACAAGACTACGCAACGTATCGCCACTGGCTGCACTTTGCAGAAAGCTCAGCCATGGTGCCAACGTTGCTGACGATTTTCCTGTCTATGGAACCCAATGAAACACAGTTTCTGTCAGGTTATGCTGCAACAGAGATGGAAAAAGTCATGGGATATCTGAATCAGGTCCTCGATGGCAAGACCTATTTAGTCGGCGACAAGCTTACCGGTGCCGATATCATGATGTCATTTATTCCTGAACTGCTGGCAAATCTTGGTGAATTGTCCAAATATCCAAACCTGGCCCGATATCACCAGCACCTCTCATCTTTGCCGGGAAATCAGAAGGCCGCCGCCTTAGAAGCGGAGTATGACGCGTGA
- the dusA gene encoding tRNA dihydrouridine(20/20a) synthase DusA: MFSASRFSVAPMLDWTDRHCRYFHRLLSSQTLLYTEMITTGAIIHGRGDFLKYNEEEHPVALQLGGSNPQDLAVCAKLAQERGYDEVNLNVGCPSDRVQNGRFGACLMAEPQLVAECVAAMKAVVDIPVTVKTRIGIDEQDSYEFLTDFVTIVSEQGGCEQFTIHARKAWLSGLSPKENREIPPLDYPRAYQIKQDFPHLNIAVNGGVKTLADVKNHLEHLDGVMVGREAYQNPYLLAEVDQQIFGLETPVKKRSEVVEAMYPYIEAQLANGAYLGHISRHMIGLFQNMPGARQWRRYISENAHKPGAGIEVLQTALKKIPAELDV; the protein is encoded by the coding sequence ATGTTCTCAGCAAGCCGCTTTTCTGTTGCCCCGATGTTGGACTGGACTGATCGACACTGTCGCTATTTCCATCGTCTGCTTTCTTCCCAAACATTGCTGTATACCGAAATGATCACAACCGGCGCGATTATTCATGGCCGGGGGGATTTTCTGAAGTATAACGAGGAAGAACATCCGGTGGCGTTGCAGCTTGGCGGCTCGAATCCGCAGGATCTGGCGGTGTGTGCGAAGCTGGCGCAGGAGCGGGGATACGATGAGGTGAACCTGAATGTCGGTTGTCCGTCTGATCGGGTGCAGAATGGCCGCTTTGGCGCTTGCCTGATGGCGGAGCCACAACTGGTTGCTGAATGCGTTGCAGCAATGAAGGCGGTGGTCGATATTCCTGTGACGGTGAAAACCCGCATTGGGATTGATGAACAGGATTCGTACGAATTCTTAACTGACTTTGTTACCATCGTTTCTGAACAGGGCGGTTGTGAGCAGTTTACTATTCATGCGCGGAAAGCTTGGCTGAGTGGTTTAAGCCCGAAGGAAAACCGCGAAATTCCGCCGCTGGATTACCCGCGGGCGTATCAGATTAAGCAGGATTTTCCCCATCTGAATATTGCGGTCAATGGTGGTGTCAAAACTCTGGCAGATGTCAAAAATCATTTAGAGCACCTCGATGGTGTGATGGTGGGCCGCGAAGCGTATCAGAATCCTTATCTGCTGGCGGAAGTGGATCAACAGATCTTCGGGCTGGAGACACCAGTGAAGAAGCGCTCGGAAGTGGTTGAAGCCATGTATCCTTATATTGAAGCGCAATTAGCGAACGGTGCGTATCTGGGGCATATTTCCCGCCATATGATCGGCCTGTTCCAGAACATGCCGGGGGCACGACAGTGGCGGCGGTATATCAGTGAAAATGCGCATAAACCCGGCGCAGGGATTGAAGTATTGCAAACGGCCCTGAAGAAAATTCCTGCCGAATTAGACGTGTGA
- a CDS encoding DUF6201 family protein encodes MTIFKRLIKTIGGLLLLTFISWWLVLSPVSFPSENDAYYIYSKDKKWKVGVYWVSPTSPAGLYQFLMNKRYIVLYDANGHYIGQSTPFCFMTFDESNILFPSITDDHNLWFIPETCDYTIQVRKPAWWSQIIHQTNRIFHVKPPKGLELHEYGQITTKARKRFPIHTLAV; translated from the coding sequence ATGACTATCTTCAAACGACTGATAAAAACAATTGGTGGATTATTACTGCTGACTTTTATTTCGTGGTGGCTGGTTTTGTCGCCCGTGTCTTTTCCGTCTGAAAATGACGCATATTATATCTATAGCAAAGATAAAAAATGGAAAGTTGGCGTTTACTGGGTATCACCAACTTCTCCGGCAGGCTTGTACCAGTTTCTTATGAATAAGCGTTACATTGTACTTTACGATGCGAACGGACATTACATCGGGCAAAGTACACCTTTCTGCTTTATGACATTTGATGAGTCTAATATCTTATTTCCTTCGATCACTGATGATCATAACCTATGGTTTATTCCGGAAACCTGTGACTATACAATACAAGTCAGAAAGCCAGCATGGTGGAGTCAGATCATCCATCAAACCAATCGCATTTTTCATGTAAAACCACCAAAAGGTTTGGAGCTTCATGAATATGGTCAGATAACGACAAAAGCCAGAAAGAGGTTTCCAATCCACACGCTCGCCGTATAA
- the dppC gene encoding dipeptide ABC transporter permease DppC, whose protein sequence is MSTDSTQVNGSAPAPKTPLQEFWFYFSSNRGALAGFCFIVFICLLAIFADVVAPHSPSAQMRDALLLPPAWLDGGNWSYVLGTDDVGRDILSRLIHGTRLSISVGVVAVTASLMIGILMGLVAGYFKGIVDTAIMRIVDIMLAMPSLLLAIAIVAVLGPSIVNAALAISVVSLPHYVRLTRAATLAEMSRDYVTSSRVLGASAMRLMFVCILPNCLAPLIVQATLGFSSAILDMAALGFLGLGAQPPTPEWGSMLADALQFVQRAWWVVTFPGLMILITVLAFNLMGDGLRDALDPKLKQ, encoded by the coding sequence ATGAGTACTGATTCAACTCAGGTGAACGGCTCTGCACCGGCACCAAAAACGCCATTGCAGGAGTTCTGGTTCTATTTCAGCAGTAACCGCGGCGCTTTGGCCGGGTTCTGTTTTATTGTCTTCATTTGTCTGCTGGCTATTTTTGCTGATGTGGTGGCACCACATTCCCCGTCAGCACAGATGCGTGACGCTTTATTGCTGCCACCCGCATGGCTCGATGGTGGCAACTGGTCTTATGTTTTAGGCACCGATGATGTGGGCCGGGATATTTTATCCCGCTTGATTCATGGCACCCGGCTGTCGATTTCTGTCGGTGTTGTCGCAGTCACCGCATCTTTGATGATCGGTATTTTGATGGGATTAGTCGCCGGTTACTTCAAAGGGATAGTTGATACCGCGATTATGCGGATCGTCGATATCATGCTGGCAATGCCAAGTTTGTTGCTGGCGATTGCGATTGTTGCGGTGCTCGGTCCGAGTATTGTCAATGCCGCGCTGGCTATTTCGGTGGTTTCCCTGCCGCATTATGTCCGTCTGACAAGGGCTGCAACGCTGGCTGAAATGTCGCGGGATTATGTGACATCTTCACGGGTGCTGGGTGCCAGTGCAATGCGCTTAATGTTCGTTTGTATTTTGCCGAACTGTCTGGCACCACTGATTGTTCAGGCCACACTGGGTTTCTCTTCTGCGATTCTGGATATGGCTGCGCTGGGCTTTCTCGGGTTAGGCGCACAGCCGCCAACACCGGAATGGGGCAGCATGCTGGCGGATGCACTTCAGTTTGTCCAACGTGCGTGGTGGGTCGTGACCTTCCCGGGACTGATGATTTTAATCACGGTTCTGGCATTTAACCTGATGGGTGATGGTTTGCGTGATGCACTTGATCCTAAGTTGAAGCAGTAG
- a CDS encoding envelope stress response protein PspG has product MYELLMLLVFVGTLAVMGVTIVSIGVAIGLSIVLMLFFGVLGMLFKWLPVLIVIAIVYYFVKKKS; this is encoded by the coding sequence ATGTATGAGTTATTAATGTTGCTGGTTTTTGTCGGAACACTGGCTGTGATGGGGGTGACGATTGTTTCTATTGGTGTCGCCATCGGACTGAGTATCGTGCTCATGTTGTTCTTTGGCGTACTGGGAATGTTGTTCAAGTGGCTGCCGGTTTTGATCGTGATTGCGATCGTGTATTACTTTGTGAAAAAGAAGTCATAG
- the tssD gene encoding type VI secretion system tube protein TssD produces MAHVAWLTLKGAKQGLISGGCNTKDSMGNRYQETHTDQITVLACHYSLSKLPNQHGVHHDGIQITKPKDKASPLLATAFARKEYLEGSIDFYRTNDRGHYERFYSVAFQKAVICEVTDMSPHAVHSPGEDMHEMITFRYKGVQWEHFPCGTLAYDGWTDANSLAAMAPPLSTAERYAEQIKEMVQAEKTAERQAAKAQQSWQKSVLPEKPETEEEKKTVPQRFARSVTVPDGTCEVGMQRESLSGIGLYAAYALAIERTGEQVLSRVAGQALAELPGMMMKVLGRAGILAALAPTKMGDGTLYTEDEIRQQDMVKTNIRLGFDASGQLYGYHVDGDSIPKRTVTQNGDKFEVTLEEGLTIEWVPLSGDFGGQPILVNPIPELESHDIWIHPQADQGKEFEKTYITPVADADLKDYILVFPADTGLPPLYVVFKGSARDEPGVVTGQGEDMTGIWLEKAGEELGSPVPSQIADKLRGQRFSSFDKFRKAFWLAVSEDRQLKTQFIGNNIDRMSKGYAPRARKKDSVGKRQSFEIHHVEEIQHGGKVYDVDNLRVLTPQRHIDIHKGNK; encoded by the coding sequence ATGGCACATGTGGCCTGGCTGACCCTGAAGGGGGCAAAGCAGGGGCTGATTTCTGGTGGCTGTAATACCAAAGACTCGATGGGCAACCGATATCAGGAAACGCATACCGATCAAATCACGGTGCTGGCCTGTCACTATTCTCTGTCTAAACTGCCGAATCAACACGGAGTGCATCACGATGGCATTCAGATCACCAAGCCCAAAGACAAAGCATCACCACTGTTGGCGACAGCGTTTGCCAGGAAGGAATATCTTGAGGGTAGCATTGATTTTTACCGGACGAATGATCGCGGTCATTACGAGCGGTTTTATTCGGTGGCATTTCAGAAAGCTGTCATTTGTGAAGTGACAGACATGTCACCACATGCAGTACACAGTCCCGGCGAAGATATGCATGAGATGATCACTTTCCGGTACAAAGGGGTACAGTGGGAACATTTTCCGTGTGGCACACTGGCTTATGATGGCTGGACTGATGCGAACAGCCTTGCAGCCATGGCACCGCCACTAAGCACAGCGGAGCGCTATGCAGAGCAGATAAAGGAGATGGTTCAGGCAGAAAAAACGGCGGAACGACAGGCGGCAAAAGCACAGCAGAGCTGGCAGAAAAGCGTCCTGCCGGAAAAACCGGAAACAGAAGAGGAAAAAAAAACTGTACCGCAGCGCTTTGCCCGTTCGGTGACGGTGCCGGACGGAACCTGTGAGGTTGGCATGCAGCGGGAATCCCTGTCCGGTATCGGGCTGTATGCTGCATACGCACTGGCGATAGAACGCACCGGGGAACAGGTGCTCTCCAGAGTTGCAGGTCAGGCACTGGCAGAACTGCCGGGTATGATGATGAAAGTGCTTGGCCGGGCAGGCATACTTGCAGCGCTGGCACCCACCAAAATGGGAGATGGGACACTTTATACAGAAGACGAGATCCGGCAACAGGACATGGTGAAAACAAATATCCGTCTGGGCTTTGATGCTTCCGGCCAGTTATATGGCTATCATGTTGACGGTGACAGTATTCCCAAACGCACGGTGACACAAAACGGCGATAAGTTTGAAGTCACACTGGAAGAAGGGCTCACGATTGAGTGGGTGCCGCTTTCGGGTGATTTTGGTGGTCAACCGATTCTGGTGAACCCGATCCCGGAACTTGAGTCACATGATATCTGGATACATCCACAGGCGGATCAGGGTAAAGAGTTTGAGAAGACTTATATCACCCCGGTTGCTGATGCGGATTTGAAAGATTATATTCTGGTTTTTCCGGCAGATACCGGGCTACCACCGCTGTATGTGGTCTTTAAAGGCAGTGCCAGAGATGAACCCGGCGTTGTGACTGGTCAGGGTGAAGATATGACGGGGATCTGGCTGGAAAAAGCCGGTGAAGAACTGGGTTCGCCGGTTCCGTCACAGATTGCGGATAAGCTCAGAGGACAACGGTTCAGTAGCTTTGATAAGTTCAGAAAGGCGTTCTGGCTGGCCGTTTCGGAAGATAGACAACTCAAAACACAATTCATTGGAAACAATATAGACCGAATGAGTAAAGGATATGCTCCGAGAGCCAGAAAAAAGGATTCTGTAGGAAAAAGACAGTCGTTTGAAATTCATCATGTAGAAGAGATTCAACATGGCGGCAAAGTTTATGATGTAGATAACTTGCGAGTATTAACCCCTCAAAGACATATAGATATTCATAAGGGTAATAAATGA
- a CDS encoding bacteriocin immunity protein: protein MSFKKQTLEKYTQSEFTDLLRKICKADTNTEEELDLLIEHFEEITEHPDGSDLIYYPDDPADATPERIVEIVKEWRLSQGLPCFKD, encoded by the coding sequence ATGAGTTTTAAAAAACAAACACTAGAAAAATATACACAATCTGAGTTTACCGATCTTCTGAGAAAAATATGTAAAGCGGATACAAATACAGAAGAAGAACTCGACTTACTGATTGAGCATTTTGAAGAAATCACAGAACATCCTGATGGCTCAGATTTAATTTACTATCCGGATGATCCGGCAGATGCGACGCCAGAGCGGATTGTTGAAATCGTGAAGGAGTGGCGGCTTTCTCAGGGCTTACCATGCTTTAAAGATTAA
- a CDS encoding ABC transporter permease subunit, whose translation MFQFIFRRLGLVVPTFIGITLLTFTLIRMIPGDPIEVMAGERGVSAERHAELSAQFGFDQPLYVQYFRYVEGIVHGDLGHSLVTKEPVLREFLNLFPATVELAFCAAIFAILVGLPAGIFAAVKRGTIFDHSVMTISLTGYSMPIFWWALLLMLVFSVTLGWTPVSGRIDVSYWIDDVTGFMLIDSFLSGEEGAFTSAVSHLVLPSIVLGTIPMAVIARMTRSSMLEVLSEDYIRTARSKGIAPWRVIVIHALRNALIPVITVIGLQVGILLSGAILTETVFAWPGIGKWLIESISRRDYPVVQGGILIVATMIIIVNLLVDIAYGIVNPRIRHSR comes from the coding sequence ATGTTCCAGTTTATTTTTCGTCGGTTGGGTCTGGTCGTGCCAACCTTTATCGGGATCACCCTGCTGACGTTTACGCTTATCCGCATGATTCCGGGCGATCCGATTGAGGTGATGGCCGGAGAACGGGGGGTCTCTGCTGAGCGTCATGCAGAACTGAGTGCTCAGTTTGGTTTTGACCAACCTTTATATGTTCAGTACTTCCGCTATGTGGAAGGGATCGTGCACGGTGATTTAGGGCATTCACTGGTTACCAAAGAACCGGTGCTGCGAGAGTTTTTGAATTTATTTCCGGCCACGGTTGAGCTGGCCTTTTGTGCCGCAATTTTTGCTATTTTAGTCGGGTTGCCCGCCGGCATATTTGCCGCCGTGAAGCGGGGCACGATTTTTGACCATTCCGTCATGACCATCTCATTGACGGGATATTCGATGCCGATCTTCTGGTGGGCATTGTTACTCATGCTGGTGTTCTCCGTCACGCTGGGGTGGACGCCGGTTTCCGGGCGTATTGATGTCAGTTACTGGATCGATGACGTCACCGGATTTATGCTGATTGATTCATTCCTCTCCGGCGAAGAAGGCGCGTTTACTTCGGCGGTGTCTCACCTTGTGTTACCCAGTATTGTGCTCGGCACGATTCCGATGGCAGTGATTGCCCGGATGACCCGTTCCTCGATGTTAGAAGTCCTCAGCGAAGATTATATCCGTACTGCCCGCTCCAAAGGGATTGCGCCGTGGCGCGTTATCGTGATTCATGCGTTGCGTAATGCGCTGATTCCGGTGATTACCGTGATTGGTTTGCAAGTGGGTATTTTGCTGTCCGGCGCGATTTTGACGGAGACCGTTTTTGCCTGGCCGGGCATTGGTAAATGGCTGATTGAGTCGATTAGCCGCCGGGATTATCCGGTGGTTCAGGGCGGCATTTTGATTGTGGCGACCATGATCATTATTGTGAATTTGCTGGTGGACATTGCCTACGGCATTGTGAATCCACGTATCCGGCATAGTCGTTAA
- a CDS encoding GNAT family N-acetyltransferase: MYQIVNCRDYDGGLEEAVRYIHRQWGSERNYAFYYDAISHSPQAPGGIPQFYVMLDREKIIGCFGLIINDFVSRHDLTPWVCSVYVDPAYRGKRLMNLYFEHAKKELAGSDYQTMYLVTDHDGLYEKFGWTRIEDGYDLNGDATRIYKMPVK; the protein is encoded by the coding sequence ATGTACCAGATTGTGAATTGCAGAGACTATGACGGTGGACTGGAAGAAGCGGTGAGATATATTCACCGTCAATGGGGCTCTGAACGGAACTATGCTTTTTATTACGATGCAATCAGCCACTCCCCACAAGCTCCTGGGGGAATTCCTCAGTTTTACGTGATGCTGGATCGGGAAAAAATTATTGGTTGCTTCGGACTGATTATCAACGATTTTGTCAGTCGTCATGATTTGACGCCCTGGGTGTGTAGTGTGTATGTTGATCCGGCGTACAGGGGAAAGCGACTGATGAATTTGTATTTTGAACATGCGAAAAAAGAGCTGGCAGGCTCTGATTATCAGACAATGTATCTCGTGACGGATCATGATGGTTTGTACGAGAAATTTGGCTGGACCAGAATTGAAGACGGGTATGACTTGAACGGTGATGCGACCCGGATTTACAAGATGCCTGTGAAATAA
- a CDS encoding DUF6402 family protein: protein MIKAVSFPGMHLPVSNHDFRAWQDKHNSGGDFLVFSDILWMPPQPGKEIIQL from the coding sequence ATGATTAAAGCTGTAAGTTTTCCGGGTATGCACCTACCCGTTTCCAATCACGATTTTCGCGCATGGCAGGACAAACACAACAGCGGCGGTGATTTTCTGGTGTTTTCTGATATTTTATGGATGCCACCTCAGCCCGGAAAAGAGATTATCCAGTTATGA
- a CDS encoding ABC transporter substrate-binding protein: MKKRLTSLSLALMAMGALSSAQAATTFVYCSEGSPEGFNPTFYTSGTTFDASSKAMFNRLVEFKLGTTELEPGLAESYDISKDGTEYTFHLRKGVKFQSNKTFKPTRDFNADDVIFSFKRQWDKNHPYHKVSGGSYEYFTGMGMDSLIKDIVKVDDYTVKFVLNHPEAPFLADLGMDFASIFSAEQADVLMKKGTPEQLDINPVGTGPFTKVQYQKDSLIRYVAFKDYWRGKSKLDRLVFSITPDASVRYAKLKAGECDMIPYPNPADLDQMKQDKNIKVLSQEGLNVGYLGFNTQKKPFTDYRVRQALSLATNKKAIIDAVFQGAGKIAKNPIPPTMWSYNNDVVDYPYDPVKAKQLLKEAGYPNGFKTNIWAMPVSRPYNPNARRMAEVIQEDWKKVGVDAKIVSYEWGEYLARTKKGEHDTFLMGWTGDNGDPDNFLYVLLSCDAVGGSNRSQWCNKDFDDILIKARRASDKAERTKLYKQAQVLFKEQAPWITVAHSVVYEPIRKEVKNYKIDPLGGHYFYQVSLEK; encoded by the coding sequence ATGAAGAAAAGGTTAACGTCACTTTCACTCGCATTAATGGCGATGGGTGCATTGTCTTCGGCACAGGCCGCGACCACATTTGTTTATTGTTCTGAAGGAAGCCCTGAAGGGTTTAACCCGACGTTTTATACGTCCGGCACCACATTTGATGCCTCTTCAAAAGCGATGTTCAACCGCTTGGTTGAGTTTAAGCTGGGAACGACAGAACTGGAACCGGGTCTGGCGGAAAGCTATGACATTTCCAAAGATGGCACAGAATATACCTTCCATCTGCGTAAAGGCGTGAAATTTCAGTCCAATAAAACCTTCAAACCAACCCGTGATTTTAATGCGGACGATGTGATTTTCTCATTCAAACGTCAGTGGGATAAAAACCATCCTTATCACAAAGTCTCCGGCGGTTCTTATGAATACTTCACTGGCATGGGGATGGACTCTCTGATTAAAGATATCGTGAAAGTCGATGACTACACGGTGAAGTTTGTCCTGAACCATCCTGAAGCGCCGTTTCTTGCGGATTTGGGGATGGATTTCGCGTCGATCTTCTCAGCCGAGCAGGCTGATGTTCTGATGAAGAAAGGCACACCTGAACAGCTGGATATTAACCCGGTAGGCACAGGTCCATTCACTAAGGTTCAGTATCAGAAAGATTCTCTGATTCGTTATGTGGCGTTTAAAGATTACTGGCGTGGTAAATCAAAGCTTGATCGTCTGGTTTTCTCCATTACACCGGATGCTTCAGTCCGTTATGCCAAGCTGAAAGCGGGTGAATGTGACATGATCCCGTATCCAAATCCGGCTGATCTGGATCAGATGAAGCAAGATAAAAACATCAAAGTACTTTCTCAGGAAGGGTTGAATGTCGGTTATCTTGGTTTCAATACCCAGAAAAAACCGTTCACGGATTACCGCGTTCGTCAGGCGCTGAGCCTTGCAACCAACAAAAAAGCGATTATCGATGCGGTCTTCCAGGGCGCAGGTAAAATTGCGAAAAACCCAATCCCGCCAACGATGTGGTCTTACAACAATGATGTGGTGGATTATCCGTATGATCCGGTGAAAGCCAAACAGTTGCTGAAAGAAGCCGGCTATCCGAACGGCTTTAAAACCAATATCTGGGCGATGCCGGTCTCTCGTCCTTATAACCCGAATGCCCGCCGGATGGCTGAGGTTATTCAGGAAGACTGGAAGAAAGTCGGCGTTGACGCGAAGATCGTATCTTACGAATGGGGTGAATATCTGGCCCGGACCAAGAAAGGTGAACACGATACCTTCCTGATGGGCTGGACCGGTGATAACGGTGATCCGGATAACTTCCTGTATGTATTGCTGAGCTGTGATGCGGTCGGTGGTTCAAACCGTTCTCAGTGGTGTAACAAAGACTTTGACGACATTTTGATCAAGGCAAGACGTGCCTCTGATAAAGCAGAGCGGACGAAATTGTACAAGCAGGCGCAAGTGCTGTTTAAAGAGCAGGCACCGTGGATTACAGTGGCGCACTCTGTGGTTTATGAGCCAATCCGCAAAGAAGTGAAAAACTACAAGATTGATCCGCTTGGTGGTCATTACTTCTATCAGGTCAGCCTGGAAAAATAA